The Cervus canadensis isolate Bull #8, Minnesota chromosome 29, ASM1932006v1, whole genome shotgun sequence genome includes a window with the following:
- the LOC122431438 gene encoding tripartite motif-containing protein 64-like, whose protein sequence is MDSDELEAFQQELTCSICMNCFLDPVTIDCGHSFCRPCLSLCWEEGQTPRSCPECRGIAERPDFKTNIVLKRLASLARQARADHDHRSEEQICETHQEARGLFCEADQTLLCGPCSERPEHAAHSHSPIHRAAEEFREKLLKRMGSLWKIREEMKIILNQEAKKTRSFKDYVALRKEMITAEYQRMLLLLREEEQVHLEALDREAKEICEQLKESVLRMTQYRERLKDIYRELTVMCCKPDRELLQVRKEVDSRTHLAEMQKPQPVNPELTCWPVTGILDMLNNFRVDNILSQTMTIHHMSLSEDDDDASVMFRDEHHGTSRQPQIVESVVSWGARAFTSGRHYWELDVTHSSSWILGTCKDILITDTNISIYSEEACVLFSKKVNNHYSLFTNTPPYIQYVKRPLGKIGVFLDYDNGAVSFYDVCRGSLIYSFLPSPFSFPLKPFLCLRSL, encoded by the exons atgGATTCAGACGAGCTGGAAGCCTTCCAGCAGGAACTCACCTGCTCCATCTGCATGAACTGCTTCCTGGACCCCGTCACCATAGACTGTGGGCACAGCTTCTGCCGGCCCTGTCTGAGCCTTTGCTGGGAAGAAGGCCAGACTCCAAGGAGCTGCCCTGAGTGCAGGGGAATAGCAGAGAGGCCCGATTTCAAAACCAATATTGTCCTCAAGAGGCTGGCTTCCCTTGCCAGGCAGGCCAGAGCTGACCACGACCACCGCTCTGAGGAGCAGATCTGTGAGACACACCAGGAAGCCAGAGGCCTCTTCTGTGAGGCTGACCAGACCCTGCTCTGCGGGCCCTGCTCTGAACGCCCCGAGCACGCAGCTCACAGCCACAGTCCGATACACAGGGCTGCTGAGGAGTTCCGG GAGAAACTTCTAAAGAGAATGGGCTCTTTAtggaaaatcagagaagaaatgaaaatcattCTGAACCAGGAAGCTAAAAAAACAAGGTCATTTAAG GACTATGTGGCCCTAAGGAAGGAGATGATTACAGCTGAATATCAGAGGATGCTTCTGTTGCTCCGGGAAGAGGAGCAAGTGCATCTGGAGGCCCTGGACCGAGAAGCCAAGGAGATTTGTGAACAACTCAAGGAGAGTGTGCTCAGAATGACTCAGTATAGAGAACGTCTGAAAGACATATACAGAGAGCTGACTGTGATGTGCTGCAAGCCGGACAGGGAGCTGCTCCAGGTGAGAAAGGAGG TAGATTCACG GACCCACTTGGCAGAGATGCAGAAGCCTCAGCCAGTGAACCCAGAGCTCACTTGCTGGCCTGTCACTGGAATCCTAGACATGCTGAACAACTTCAGAG TGGATAACATTCTGAGTCAGACAATGACCATTCACCACATGAGCCTTTCTGAGGATGACGATGATGCAAGTGTGATGTTCAGAGATGAGCACCACGGCACGTCCAGACAACCTCAGATTGTGGAGAGTGTCGTGTCCTGGGGAGCTCGGGCCTTCACCTCTGGGAGGCATTACTGGGAGTTGGATGTGACGCACTCCTCCAGCTGGATTCTGGGCACCTGCAAAGATATCTTGATAACTGATACTAATATCAGCATTTATTCTGAAGAAGCATGTGTTCTGTTTTCCAAGAAGGTGAACAATCATTATAGTCTCTTCACCAACACCCCACCCTACATTCAGTATGTGAAAAGGCCTCTGGGTAAGATTGGGGTGTTTCTGGATTATGACAATGGAGCCGTGAGCTTCTATGATGTTTGCAGAGGATCCCTCATATAcagtttccttccttcccctttttccttccctctgaagCCTTTCCTTTGTCTTAGGTCTCTATGA
- the LOC122431440 gene encoding tripartite motif-containing protein 43B-like, with product MDSEIPEAFQKELTCLVCLKFLLDPVTIGCGHSFYRCCLCLFWEQAEVPASCPVCRQRSEQTNLKTNFLLKNLVSTVRKANLRQFLKCEEQLCGTHKQTKTIFCEAGKSLLCLVCSQGQEHKTHRHSPAEEAAEESWEKLANQMRSLWEKIQDVERNLKKYDERADAWMFYVNGHGDMIRKTYQMVTPILQEGENYYKGFITKEGQKIYKQITKRQKELSGKKTDLKIIYIEFKKMSYKPNVELLQELGDKLKWGEPAQLHVPQPLLPELPARPVAGLMHWLHRFRVNFSFNKEVSSQHIRLFDDARRLTYEHPSLHASLDGGTWKYFAAWGAQSFTSGEQYWEMLMDSSWDWAVGVCKDSWIRKDDGILDESNRDKFLLLCMKQDDHYQLWTTAPTTPLYIERPLGRVGVFIDCGSGSISFVDVTKHSLLWRYYDGVFTFPVRPFICTGHR from the exons ATGGACTCAGAAATCCCAGAAGCCTTCCAGAAGGAGCTCACCTGCCTCGTCTGCCTGAAGTTCCTTCTAGACCCAGTCACCATAGGCTGTGGGCACAGCTTCTATAGGTGCTGTCTTTGTCTTTTCTGGGAACAAGCCGAAGTCCCTGCCAGTTGTCCGGTATGCAGACAACGATCAGAACAGACAAACCTCAAAACCAATTTTCTTCTGAAGAATCTGGTGTCCACTGTCAGAAAAGCCAATCTCAGGCAATTCCTGAAGTGTGAGGAACAGCTGTGTGGGACCCACAAGCAGACAAAGACAATCTTCTGTGAAGCTGGCAAGAGCTTGCTCTGTTTGGTCTGCTCTCAAGGTCAGGAGCacaagactcacagacatagtcCTGCTGAAGAGGCTGCTGAGGAATCCTGG gAGAAGTTGGCAAACCAAATGAGATCTTTATGGGAAAAGATACAAGATGTTGAAAGAAACCTCAAAAAATATGACGAACGAGCTGATGCTTGGATG TTTTACGTGAATGGACATGGAGACATGATTAGGAAAACTTATCAGATGGTAACTCCAATTCTTCAGGAGGGAGAAAATTACTACAAAGGGTTTATTACAAAAGAAGGCCAAAAGATTTATAAGCAAATCACAAAGAGACAAAAGGAACTGAGTGGAAAGAAGACAGATCTCAAAATAATATACATAGAATTCAAGAAAATGTCCTATAAACCAAATGTGGAGCTGCTCCAG gAATTGGGAGACAAACTGAAATG GGGTGAGCCAGCACAGCTACACGTGCCTCAGCCTCTGCTCCCAGAACTCCCTGCGCGACCCGTGGCCGGGCTGATGCACTGGCTCCACCGCTTCCGGG tcaacttTTCTTTCAATAAGGAAGTAAGCAGTCAGCACATCAGGCTGTTCGATGATGCAAGACGTCTGACGTATGAACATCCCAGCCTCCATGCATCTTTGGATGGTGGAACATGGAAGTATTTTGCTGCATGGGGAGCCCAGAGCTTCACCTCTGGCGAACAGTACTGGGAGATGCTCATGGACAGCTCTTGGGACTGGGCTGTAGGCGTCTGTAAGGATTCCTGGATAAGGAAGGATGATGGCATACTGGACGAGTCCAACAGGGACAAGTTTCTCCTTCTGTGTATGAAGCAGGATGACCATTACCAACTCTGGACCACCGCCCCCACCACGCCTCTGTACATAGAGAGACCTCTGGGCAGGGTTGGGGTGTTCATTGATTGTGGCAGTGGGAGTATTAGTTTTGTGGATGTTACCAAGCACTCCCTCCTTTGGAGATACTATGATGGTGTGTTCACTTTCCCTGTCAGGCCCTTCATCTGCACTGGCCACAGGTGA
- the LOC122431442 gene encoding upstream-binding factor 1-like protein 1 — translation MTMPKSQDDWSKEDIVQLLECMEKNIPSNDRHTFKTTQSVMDWGKVAFKDFSGEMCKLKWLEVSYNLRKFRTLKELVLEAKENVNNSKSRKHKKHPDLPKKPLTAYLRFFKEMRPQYLQKHPKMSNQELTKVLSEEYRKLPEQLKLKYLKDFQKEKQEFLEKMALFREQHPDLVQNSKKPYVPKRSQSKVPKKIQENVQKVKSPSENKLSMERKFHGEPKKPPMNGYHKFHQDLWSSRELKVIPPRERMVEISRRWQRVPQDQKELYKKQAEELQTQYKVDLDLWLRTLSPEEYTAYREATCAKRKNMSVTGDPNLKIRRMDLQSPSSGNSPGRLREDPGLQAAELASSDTIGEHSPASGRSEENEEDAEEDATNSSDQCREDEDCEFESSGDEDEDCNGESTVSNLPS, via the coding sequence ATGACGATGCCTAAAAGTCAAGATGACTGGTCCAAGGAAGACATTGTGCAGTTACTGGAATGTATGGAGAAAAACATTCCATCCAATGACAGGCATACATTCAAAACAACTCAGTCAGTGATGGACTGGGGTAAAGtagcttttaaagatttttctgggGAAATGTGCAAACTCAAATGGTTAGAGGTTTCCTATAACTTGAGAAAGTTTCGCACTTTGAAAGAATTAGTCCTGGAAGCTAAGGAAAATGTTAACAATTCCAAAAgcagaaaacacaagaaacatCCTGATCTACCCAAGAAGCCCCTGACAGCTTACCTCcgtttttttaaagagatgagacCTCAGTACCTCCAAAAACACCCCAAAATGAGCAACCAGGAGCTGACCAAGGTTCTGTCTGAGGAATACAGGAAGCTGCCGGAACAGCTCAAGCTGAAATACCTTAAAGatttccagaaagagaaacaggagtTTCTGGAGAAAATGGCTCTGTTCAGAGAACAGCACCCTGATCTAGTCCAGAACTCCAAGAAACCCTATGTCCCCAAAAGAAGTCAAAGCAAAGTGCCAAAGAAGATTCAGGAAAATGTGCAAAAAGTAAAATCTCCTTCAGAAAACAAATTATCCATGGAAAGGAAATTCCACGGAGAGCCCAAGAAGCCCCCGATGAATGGCTATCACAAGTTCCACCAGGATCTCTGGTCAAGCAGGGAGCTGAAAGTGATTCCCCCGAGGGAGCGCATGGTGGAGATCAGTAGACGCTGGCAGCGGGTCCCCCAGGACCAGAAGGAGCTTTATAAGAAGCAGGCAGAGGAACTGCAGACACAGTACAAGGTGGACCTTGATCTCTGGCTCAGGACTCTGTCTCCTGAAGAATACACTGCCTACAGAGAGGCGACCTGTGCTAAGCGTAAGAACATGAGCGTGACGGGGGACCCAAACCTGAAGATTAGAAGGATGGATCTGCAGTCCCCATCATCAGGAAATTCTCCAGGAAGGCTTAGAGAGGACCCGGGGCTTCAGGCTGCAGAGTTAGCATCATCAGACACGATTGGAGAACATTCTCCTGCTTCAGGGAGATcagaagaaaatgaggaagatGCAGAGGAGGATGCCACTAACTCCTCAGACCAGTGCAGAGAAGATGAAGACTGTGAATTTGAAAGCAGTGGGGATGAAGATGAAGATTGTAATGGTGAGAGCACTGTCTCTAACTTGCCTTCCTAA